Proteins from a single region of Streptomyces sp. HUAS 15-9:
- a CDS encoding polymorphic toxin type 27 domain-containing protein, protein MRLRAPLYNRLLGKAAPNSDGRPIWMVGVEKALDNKSVKLSISLDGIPKAKTAAEALDKLVERGKPLVGGDWRAVATPGSNNGTAWEVATLRLKVILGRRDFDAVDWYFTKPGEKVPSLAKIPPPDWAQ, encoded by the coding sequence GTGCGGCTTCGGGCCCCTTTGTACAACAGGCTTCTCGGCAAGGCGGCCCCCAACAGTGATGGGCGTCCGATCTGGATGGTCGGCGTCGAGAAGGCGCTGGACAATAAGTCGGTGAAGTTGAGCATTTCACTGGACGGTATTCCGAAGGCGAAGACCGCGGCGGAAGCCCTGGACAAGCTCGTCGAGCGCGGGAAGCCGTTGGTCGGTGGCGACTGGCGGGCGGTGGCCACGCCAGGAAGCAACAACGGCACCGCGTGGGAAGTGGCGACGTTGCGTCTCAAGGTGATCCTTGGACGTCGGGACTTCGACGCCGTCGACTGGTACTTCACCAAGCCGGGTGAGAAGGTGCCGAGCCTCGCCAAAATACCGCCGCCGGA
- a CDS encoding RICIN domain-containing protein → MHPRPWFRLPGTRRSQKLTSAVTSVAALAVLAGLAVQPGLTSLGAEPVGDSSPWYDDTAAEQLRQDQCLMADVLRLGGPSMATTAQDGLNQPADKLHVLADRKHWEQTPLAVAYNKDRDAADKELDALSAQRDAWAKPLAGLAHPGNVPAFDSPPGSPGDGQQTFYGQTGLTSWIADRFWKTDDGFYEDATPKADEKTLKAVDALGGPLYGKAPDPAGMTQAEWNRALAERDAFEWMHGGPGHNAGADDARILLSSGGFPRTAPQPGTPEYRIAVEDVKSRFAACGWRDPLDPDNVLGDITATAAGEWQQEVTSQATQRNQILDANEDAVDALSKGSKALGDMLGQSWVADHLTRWQDYWSPGGIGWIGDASLTMKVEAAKGKCLDVQGGNTANGTPVQIYTCNNSTAQEWKLWGSYDGGYALFNAKAAKCLDVKSGNNANGTKIQVWSCNGSRPQQWQFDIRAAGELRNAATDKCLDLHTFTNGNDTQLYTCNGSAAQQIRIVPQGHDGTDNPGYPDNAQFTKAKAGITGAQAGAKKQLAALKAQLAAAQKAATRSDTALTAAYGIADSNGAPRGRGLLVGQQKAQVTKGAVAALQALVKAGETAEAATRASAGDSATIAQRALAQAAQSKAEFRKEAAKTAEWQAKSAADAAKIHRDNAKKDKETAEAKLSDAVKAEGDAKAAAADAHAKRLAAEAEEKTAKAEKENAAAKQAEAAQHRKNAESEATKAKDAKDKAEAAEKTAGDRRDDAVKASNHARDMRDDAWDAKQKSDALRAKADAKRAYADSLDSHEGADAARAAANDADKAADDAETAATKARSEADAATKAAADADAAATRAEAAAKRARSDADTAQADKLKADAAVKTATSAVADAIKASQDAATEAKTAVKLADEAEQHAKDSKTQANKANEEAGKALAASAKAAGYAHVTAQAAVDAGEAATQVANPANDAIQLGSRYIDTDSAAGLVVLTGQASKSIADQQQAVADAHAKNAAAEAQAAKNLADQAKGDAKEAYQHAANAAQYAADARTYSKDALGYAADAAKAAAAASASLARTIEYDKQAADDAAAADKAAGNAEGYAKDARDSADTAELDAAAARSAAAQAEQDAKDARAAATRADTAATEAEQAAKDADKYAKEAQQAATETQNKENGKQVQTGTILDSAGHIGNVFYVVDHYENVGEPKTLSKTSACDDWKSRIVYTGDCTVTAKITYKAILNLYLCTAEDLNPAYNICPSESAVYLGQQPSEEMTKEVTHTITLAEFNANIDPIDILFGSWIDCGKKIGSILKITSGGGGNWGGCGWAALDVASLFAGKAVRPIADAVRAVDAAMRTGIGVADALKALRTLRIDADALAGIERSARISEEFRVACETNSFPGATEVLMADGSRRPISQVGVGDRLTAMDPATGQLQTRQVNDTFKHDTQRLVDITVADGGKLASTAGHKFYVVDRGWTLVSDLHVGDRLRTPDGSVHPVTALLDRSGLTPRTVYDLTVDDLHTFFVLAGATPILVHNCKVALGWQRDGALDAWARLPGNKFTTFSLARRQDFAALARQAIADPNVELHVNMTGLERYGDFMDAAKRGLLAGEADHATDYEMSLIARAVANGQRTWSSVRFYYPTGADDAMQLKKIDMPDLSKLGKLDPVDGSKFGYCHHC, encoded by the coding sequence TTGCACCCCAGACCGTGGTTCCGGCTGCCCGGAACACGAAGATCACAAAAACTCACCTCCGCTGTCACCTCCGTCGCCGCCCTGGCCGTCCTGGCCGGTCTCGCGGTTCAGCCCGGCCTGACCAGCCTGGGCGCCGAACCGGTGGGCGACTCCTCTCCCTGGTACGACGACACGGCCGCCGAGCAACTGCGGCAGGACCAGTGCCTGATGGCCGACGTGCTGCGGCTCGGCGGCCCGTCGATGGCCACGACCGCCCAGGACGGCCTCAACCAGCCCGCCGACAAGCTCCACGTCCTGGCCGACCGGAAGCACTGGGAGCAGACGCCCCTCGCCGTCGCGTACAACAAGGACCGGGACGCGGCCGACAAGGAGCTGGACGCGCTCTCCGCCCAGCGGGACGCCTGGGCAAAGCCGCTCGCTGGTCTCGCCCATCCAGGCAACGTTCCCGCCTTCGACTCGCCGCCCGGTTCTCCCGGTGACGGCCAGCAGACGTTCTACGGGCAGACTGGTCTGACCTCCTGGATCGCGGACCGGTTCTGGAAGACCGACGACGGCTTCTACGAGGACGCCACCCCGAAGGCCGACGAGAAGACCCTCAAGGCCGTCGACGCTCTGGGCGGTCCGCTCTACGGCAAGGCCCCCGATCCGGCGGGCATGACGCAGGCGGAGTGGAACCGTGCGCTCGCCGAACGCGACGCCTTCGAGTGGATGCACGGCGGTCCCGGTCACAACGCGGGAGCCGACGACGCCCGTATCCTCCTGTCCTCCGGCGGCTTCCCGCGCACCGCACCGCAGCCGGGCACGCCGGAGTACCGCATCGCCGTGGAGGACGTGAAGTCCCGGTTCGCCGCGTGCGGCTGGCGCGACCCGCTCGACCCGGACAACGTGCTCGGCGACATCACCGCCACCGCGGCCGGCGAGTGGCAGCAGGAGGTCACCTCCCAGGCCACCCAGCGCAACCAGATCCTCGACGCGAACGAGGATGCCGTCGACGCTCTTTCCAAGGGCTCGAAGGCCCTCGGCGACATGCTGGGCCAGTCCTGGGTCGCCGACCACCTCACGCGCTGGCAGGACTACTGGAGCCCCGGCGGGATCGGCTGGATCGGCGACGCCTCGCTGACCATGAAGGTCGAGGCCGCCAAGGGCAAGTGCCTCGACGTCCAGGGCGGCAACACGGCCAACGGCACCCCGGTGCAGATCTACACCTGCAACAACAGCACGGCCCAGGAGTGGAAGCTCTGGGGCTCCTACGACGGCGGCTACGCCCTGTTCAACGCCAAGGCAGCCAAGTGCCTTGACGTGAAGAGCGGCAACAACGCCAACGGTACGAAGATCCAGGTCTGGTCGTGCAACGGAAGCAGGCCGCAGCAGTGGCAGTTCGACATCCGCGCCGCCGGCGAGCTGCGCAATGCCGCCACCGACAAGTGCCTGGACCTGCACACCTTCACCAACGGCAACGACACCCAGCTGTACACGTGCAACGGCAGTGCCGCGCAGCAGATCCGCATCGTCCCCCAGGGGCATGACGGAACCGACAACCCCGGCTACCCGGACAACGCCCAGTTCACCAAGGCCAAGGCCGGCATCACCGGGGCCCAGGCGGGTGCGAAGAAGCAACTGGCCGCTCTGAAGGCGCAACTGGCGGCTGCGCAGAAGGCGGCGACCAGGTCGGACACGGCGCTTACGGCCGCGTACGGCATCGCTGACAGCAACGGCGCCCCCCGCGGCCGTGGCCTGCTGGTCGGTCAGCAGAAGGCACAGGTCACCAAGGGTGCGGTGGCCGCGCTGCAAGCTCTCGTGAAGGCCGGTGAGACCGCCGAGGCCGCGACCCGCGCCTCCGCCGGCGACAGCGCGACCATCGCGCAGCGCGCCCTGGCGCAAGCCGCGCAGTCGAAGGCCGAGTTCCGCAAGGAGGCCGCGAAGACGGCCGAGTGGCAGGCGAAGTCCGCGGCGGACGCGGCGAAGATCCACCGGGACAACGCGAAGAAGGACAAGGAGACGGCGGAGGCCAAGCTCTCCGACGCGGTGAAGGCCGAGGGCGACGCGAAGGCGGCCGCCGCCGACGCCCACGCCAAGCGCCTCGCCGCCGAGGCCGAGGAGAAGACGGCCAAGGCGGAGAAGGAGAACGCGGCGGCCAAGCAGGCCGAGGCAGCCCAGCACCGCAAGAACGCCGAGTCCGAGGCAACGAAGGCGAAGGACGCCAAGGACAAGGCGGAGGCCGCCGAGAAAACCGCCGGGGACCGGCGGGACGACGCGGTCAAGGCCAGCAACCACGCCCGGGACATGCGCGACGACGCCTGGGACGCCAAGCAGAAGTCCGACGCCCTTCGCGCCAAGGCCGACGCCAAACGCGCCTACGCCGACTCCCTCGACTCGCACGAGGGCGCCGACGCCGCCCGCGCCGCGGCCAACGACGCGGACAAGGCCGCCGACGACGCCGAAACAGCGGCAACCAAGGCCCGCTCCGAGGCGGACGCCGCTACCAAGGCGGCAGCCGACGCCGACGCCGCGGCCACACGCGCCGAGGCGGCCGCCAAGCGGGCGCGCTCCGACGCGGACACGGCCCAGGCGGACAAGCTGAAGGCGGACGCGGCGGTGAAGACCGCAACAAGTGCCGTCGCCGACGCCATCAAGGCCTCCCAGGACGCCGCCACCGAGGCCAAGACGGCGGTCAAGCTCGCCGACGAGGCCGAACAGCACGCCAAGGACTCCAAGACCCAGGCGAACAAGGCGAACGAGGAAGCCGGCAAGGCTCTCGCGGCCTCGGCGAAGGCGGCAGGCTACGCCCACGTCACCGCGCAAGCGGCCGTGGACGCCGGTGAAGCGGCCACGCAGGTCGCCAACCCGGCCAACGACGCCATCCAGCTCGGCTCGCGCTACATCGACACCGACTCGGCCGCCGGCCTGGTCGTCCTGACCGGCCAGGCGTCGAAGTCCATCGCCGACCAGCAGCAGGCGGTCGCCGATGCGCACGCCAAGAACGCGGCAGCCGAGGCCCAGGCAGCGAAGAACCTCGCCGACCAGGCCAAGGGCGACGCCAAGGAGGCCTACCAGCACGCGGCCAACGCAGCCCAGTACGCCGCCGACGCCCGCACCTACTCCAAGGACGCCCTCGGCTACGCGGCCGACGCCGCCAAGGCCGCGGCAGCCGCGTCCGCGTCCCTGGCCCGCACCATCGAGTACGACAAGCAGGCAGCCGACGACGCGGCAGCCGCCGACAAGGCGGCCGGCAACGCCGAAGGCTACGCCAAGGACGCCCGCGACTCCGCTGACACAGCAGAACTCGACGCGGCCGCAGCCCGCTCCGCAGCCGCCCAAGCCGAACAGGACGCCAAGGACGCCCGAGCAGCAGCCACCCGCGCCGACACAGCAGCCACCGAAGCCGAACAAGCCGCCAAGGACGCCGACAAATACGCCAAGGAAGCCCAGCAAGCAGCCACTGAGACCCAGAACAAGGAGAACGGGAAGCAGGTCCAGACGGGCACCATCCTCGACTCGGCCGGCCACATCGGCAACGTGTTCTATGTCGTCGACCACTACGAGAACGTCGGCGAGCCGAAGACCCTGTCCAAGACGTCGGCCTGCGACGACTGGAAGAGCAGGATCGTCTACACGGGCGACTGCACCGTCACCGCGAAGATCACCTACAAGGCGATCCTCAACCTGTACCTGTGCACCGCGGAAGACCTCAACCCGGCATACAACATCTGCCCCTCCGAGTCGGCGGTGTACCTCGGCCAGCAGCCGTCCGAGGAGATGACCAAAGAGGTCACACATACCATCACGCTCGCGGAATTCAACGCGAACATCGACCCGATCGACATCCTCTTCGGCAGCTGGATCGACTGCGGCAAGAAGATCGGCTCGATACTCAAGATCACCTCGGGCGGCGGGGGAAACTGGGGCGGATGCGGCTGGGCCGCCCTCGACGTCGCCAGCCTGTTCGCGGGCAAAGCCGTCCGGCCGATCGCCGACGCGGTGCGCGCCGTGGATGCCGCCATGCGCACCGGCATCGGAGTCGCCGACGCGCTGAAGGCGCTGCGTACGCTGCGCATCGACGCAGACGCGTTGGCGGGTATCGAGCGATCGGCGCGCATCTCCGAGGAGTTCCGCGTCGCCTGCGAGACCAACAGCTTCCCTGGCGCCACCGAGGTGCTCATGGCGGACGGCTCACGCCGGCCCATCAGCCAGGTGGGTGTGGGGGATCGCCTCACAGCCATGGATCCGGCCACCGGCCAGCTACAGACGCGGCAGGTGAACGACACCTTCAAGCACGACACCCAGCGGCTGGTGGACATCACTGTTGCCGACGGGGGGAAGCTGGCCAGCACCGCCGGCCACAAGTTTTATGTGGTGGACCGCGGGTGGACGCTGGTTTCCGACCTGCACGTCGGCGACCGGCTGCGCACACCGGACGGCTCCGTCCACCCGGTGACCGCCCTCCTCGACCGCTCGGGCCTGACTCCGCGGACGGTCTACGACCTCACCGTCGACGACCTGCACACGTTCTTCGTGCTCGCGGGCGCCACCCCGATCCTTGTTCATAACTGCAAGGTCGCCTTGGGGTGGCAGCGAGATGGGGCGCTCGACGCGTGGGCTCGGCTTCCCGGGAACAAGTTCACCACCTTCTCCCTCGCGCGCCGGCAGGATTTCGCTGCGCTGGCGAGGCAGGCCATCGCCGACCCGAACGTGGAACTGCACGTCAACATGACGGGGCTGGAACGATACGGAGACTTCATGGACGCCGCCAAGCGCGGCCTGCTGGCTGGTGAAGCCGACCATGCCACAGACTACGAGATGTCCTTGATCGCGAGAGCCGTCGCCAATGGTCAACGCACATGGAGTTCGGTGAGGTTCTATTATCCGACGGGTGCCGATGATGCCATGCAGCTCAAAAAGATAGATATGCCGGATCTGTCAAAGTTGGGGAAGCTTGACCCGGTAGACGGGAGCAAATTCGGGTACTGCCACCACTGCTAA
- the glmS gene encoding glutamine--fructose-6-phosphate transaminase (isomerizing), protein MCGIVGYVGSQSALDVVMAGLKRLEYRGYDSGGVAVLADGGLATAKKAGKLVNLEKELVERPLPSGTTGIGHTRWATHGGPTDANAHPHLDNAGRVAVVHNGIIENFALLRAELAERGHELASETDTEVVAHLLAEEFSVTSDLADAMRLVCRQLEGAFTLVAAHADAPDVVVGARRNSPLVVGVGEGEAFLASDVAAFIDHTRSAVELGQDQVVELRRDGVTVTGFDGRLAEVRSYHIDWDASAAEKGGYDYFMLKEIAEQPKAVADTLLGRIDAAGSLTLDEVRISAAELREVDKVVIVACGTAFHAGLIAKYAIEHWTRIPCEVELASEFRYRDPILDSRSLVIAISQSGETMDTLMALRHAREQGSKVLAICNTNGSTIPRESDAVLYTHAGPEVAVASTKAFLTQLVACYLVALYLGQVRGTKWGDEIGAVIRDLSKISCEVERVLETMEPVRALARTLATKNTVLFLGRHVGYPVALEGALKLKELAYMHAEGFAAGELKHGPIALIEEDLPVVVVVPSPRGRSVLHDKIVSNIQEIRARGARTIVIAEEGDEAVVPYADHLIRIPATPTLLQPLVATVPLQVFACELATARGNEVDQPRNLAKSVTVE, encoded by the coding sequence ATGTGCGGAATCGTGGGATACGTGGGGTCGCAGTCGGCGCTCGATGTCGTGATGGCCGGGCTGAAACGGCTCGAATACCGGGGGTACGACTCGGGGGGCGTCGCCGTGCTGGCGGACGGCGGTCTAGCCACCGCGAAGAAGGCGGGCAAGCTGGTCAATCTGGAGAAGGAGCTGGTCGAACGGCCGCTGCCGAGCGGCACTACCGGTATCGGGCACACCCGTTGGGCCACGCACGGCGGTCCGACCGACGCCAACGCACACCCGCACCTCGACAACGCGGGCCGGGTCGCGGTCGTGCACAACGGGATCATCGAGAACTTCGCGCTGCTGCGGGCCGAACTGGCGGAGCGCGGCCATGAGCTGGCCTCCGAGACGGACACCGAGGTGGTCGCCCATCTGCTCGCCGAGGAGTTCTCCGTGACCTCCGACCTCGCGGACGCGATGCGGCTGGTGTGCCGGCAGCTGGAGGGCGCGTTCACGCTGGTCGCGGCACACGCCGACGCGCCGGACGTGGTCGTCGGCGCGCGGCGGAACTCACCGCTCGTGGTGGGCGTTGGAGAGGGCGAGGCCTTTCTCGCCTCGGACGTCGCCGCGTTCATCGACCACACGCGGTCGGCGGTCGAGCTGGGCCAGGACCAGGTGGTGGAACTGCGCCGGGACGGTGTGACGGTGACCGGCTTCGACGGCCGTCTGGCGGAGGTGCGCTCCTATCACATCGACTGGGACGCGTCGGCAGCGGAAAAGGGGGGTTATGACTACTTCATGCTCAAGGAGATCGCCGAGCAGCCCAAGGCGGTCGCCGATACGCTCCTGGGCCGCATCGACGCGGCCGGCTCGCTGACCCTGGACGAGGTCCGCATCAGCGCCGCCGAACTGCGCGAGGTGGACAAGGTCGTCATCGTCGCGTGCGGTACGGCCTTCCATGCGGGGTTGATCGCCAAGTACGCCATCGAGCACTGGACGCGTATCCCTTGCGAGGTGGAACTGGCGAGTGAGTTCCGCTACCGGGACCCGATCCTCGACTCACGCAGCCTGGTCATCGCCATCTCGCAGTCCGGCGAGACGATGGACACCCTGATGGCCCTCAGGCATGCCCGCGAACAGGGCTCCAAGGTGCTGGCGATCTGCAACACCAACGGTTCGACGATCCCGCGCGAGTCGGACGCGGTGCTGTACACGCACGCCGGGCCGGAGGTCGCGGTCGCCTCGACCAAGGCGTTCCTGACCCAACTGGTCGCCTGCTACCTGGTCGCGCTGTACCTCGGCCAGGTGCGGGGCACCAAGTGGGGCGACGAGATCGGTGCCGTGATCCGGGACCTGTCGAAGATCTCGTGCGAGGTCGAGCGGGTCCTGGAGACCATGGAGCCGGTACGCGCGCTGGCCCGCACGCTCGCCACCAAGAACACGGTGCTGTTCCTGGGGCGGCATGTGGGCTACCCGGTGGCCCTGGAGGGTGCCCTCAAGCTCAAGGAACTCGCCTATATGCATGCCGAGGGCTTCGCCGCGGGCGAGCTGAAGCACGGCCCGATCGCGCTGATCGAGGAGGACCTCCCGGTGGTGGTCGTCGTGCCCTCGCCACGCGGCCGGTCCGTCCTCCACGACAAGATCGTCTCCAACATCCAGGAGATCCGCGCCCGGGGCGCACGCACGATCGTGATCGCGGAGGAGGGCGACGAGGCGGTGGTCCCGTACGCGGACCACTTGATCCGGATCCCGGCCACGCCGACGTTGCTCCAGCCGCTGGTGGCCACAGTGCCGTTGCAGGTCTTCGCGTGTGAGCTGGCTACCGCCCGGGGGAACGAAGTGGATCAGCCGCGGAACCTGGCGAAGTCGGTGACGGTGGAGTAG
- a CDS encoding DUF397 domain-containing protein: protein MDNWRKSSYSGPDDGNNCVEIANSPTHIAVRDTKTPARATLTFPTGAFTPFVEALKDPGYSTVTDFARFRG from the coding sequence ATGGACAACTGGCGGAAGTCGTCCTACTCAGGCCCCGACGACGGCAACAACTGCGTAGAAATCGCCAACTCCCCCACCCACATAGCCGTCCGCGACACAAAGACCCCGGCCAGGGCAACCCTCACCTTCCCGACCGGAGCCTTCACCCCCTTCGTAGAAGCCCTGAAAGACCCCGGCTACTCCACCGTCACCGACTTCGCCAGGTTCCGCGGCTGA
- a CDS encoding helix-turn-helix domain-containing protein, whose protein sequence is MTTRREPTARQMRLAVELRRLRDAAGLSARQAAAMIGVNPVQISHIESGLSGVSEKRLRRLASHYACTDNEFIDALVAMATDRTRGWWEEYRGLLPTSFLDLAELDHHARFLNEIAILYVPGLLQTEDYARAVFSSRVPELTHDELELRVLHRMRRQQISIPYELVIHESALRIRVSDRAASRAQLTKLLDLSEADRITVRVIPFDLDGFGRAASTMTYFGGPLPKLDTVVRDVPHGSAFIDSEAQLSTFRTRFRKVEAVSLDLERSRDFINRLAKEL, encoded by the coding sequence ATGACGACGAGGCGTGAACCCACGGCACGTCAGATGCGCCTGGCGGTCGAGCTACGAAGACTCCGCGACGCGGCAGGCCTGAGTGCCCGTCAGGCAGCTGCAATGATCGGGGTGAACCCCGTCCAGATCAGCCACATCGAGTCCGGCCTCTCAGGGGTGAGCGAAAAACGACTGCGCCGCCTCGCATCCCACTACGCCTGCACGGACAACGAGTTCATCGACGCCTTGGTCGCAATGGCCACCGATCGGACACGCGGCTGGTGGGAGGAGTACCGAGGCCTGCTTCCCACGTCGTTCCTGGACCTCGCCGAACTGGACCACCACGCCAGGTTCCTGAACGAGATTGCGATCCTGTACGTGCCGGGCCTTCTGCAGACGGAGGACTACGCCCGTGCGGTCTTCTCCTCCAGGGTGCCCGAGCTGACCCACGACGAGCTTGAGTTGCGCGTCCTTCACCGAATGAGGCGCCAGCAGATCTCCATCCCGTACGAGTTGGTGATCCACGAGTCAGCCCTCCGTATCAGGGTCAGCGACCGCGCCGCCTCCCGGGCTCAACTCACCAAGCTGTTGGACCTCTCCGAGGCGGACCGCATCACCGTGCGCGTCATCCCCTTCGACCTGGACGGCTTCGGCAGAGCCGCCAGCACTATGACCTACTTCGGTGGCCCCCTGCCCAAACTGGACACAGTCGTCCGCGACGTGCCCCATGGCTCGGCCTTCATCGACTCCGAAGCACAGCTCAGCACATTTCGAACGCGCTTCCGTAAAGTGGAAGCCGTATCGCTCGACCTGGAACGGTCGCGTGACTTCATCAACCGGCTGGCGAAAGAGCTGTGA
- a CDS encoding ATP-binding protein, whose protein sequence is MPETAEKELWEYSLYIPNDPRAVTVSRRTLRLILTMHGLIGLVDTAELLAAELVSNAVRHTKGPAALRIRWSPPGVLRIGAWDTDPEPPEPPQPLGGLLDLEDGRGLALVRACADLWGWQPLARGGNRGKVVWCELTAAA, encoded by the coding sequence ATGCCCGAAACCGCCGAAAAGGAACTGTGGGAGTACTCCCTGTACATCCCGAACGACCCCCGCGCCGTCACCGTCAGCCGCCGTACTCTCCGTCTGATCCTCACCATGCACGGTCTGATCGGGCTCGTGGACACCGCCGAACTTCTTGCCGCGGAGCTGGTCTCCAATGCCGTACGGCACACGAAGGGGCCCGCCGCGCTCCGGATTCGCTGGTCGCCACCGGGCGTATTGCGGATCGGGGCGTGGGACACCGACCCGGAGCCACCGGAGCCTCCACAACCGCTAGGCGGCCTCCTCGACTTGGAGGACGGTCGTGGTCTGGCCCTCGTACGAGCCTGTGCCGACCTGTGGGGCTGGCAGCCGCTGGCGAGAGGCGGGAACAGGGGCAAAGTCGTGTGGTGCGAACTGACCGCGGCGGCCTGA
- a CDS encoding holo-ACP synthase, with product MSIIGVGIDVAEIDRFRASLDRTPGLADRLFVESELYLPSGERRGIASLAARFAAKEALAKALGAPPGLHWTDAEVYVEDSGRPRLRVRGTVAARAGELGVQSWHVSLSHDAGVASAVVVAEG from the coding sequence ATGAGCATCATCGGGGTTGGTATCGACGTGGCCGAGATCGACCGGTTCCGGGCGTCGCTGGACCGTACGCCCGGGCTGGCCGATCGGCTCTTCGTGGAGAGCGAGTTGTATCTGCCCAGTGGTGAGCGGCGTGGCATCGCCTCGCTCGCGGCGCGTTTCGCGGCGAAGGAGGCGCTGGCCAAGGCCCTCGGGGCCCCGCCGGGGCTGCACTGGACGGACGCCGAGGTGTATGTCGAGGACAGCGGGCGGCCGCGGCTGCGGGTGAGGGGGACGGTGGCGGCGCGTGCCGGGGAGCTCGGTGTGCAGTCCTGGCATGTGTCGCTGAGTCACGACGCCGGCGTCGCGTCGGCGGTGGTGGTCGCGGAGGGGTAG